One part of the uncultured Methanobrevibacter sp. genome encodes these proteins:
- a CDS encoding MoxR family ATPase translates to MQVDNISIKDIDKRLLDAEYVSNDEISTTLYLALFLQKPMLIEGPPGVGKTELAKVIAKTFERDFFRIQCYEGITFEQIVGEWNYQKQLLHLEAAKNDSNGEDKIFDEEFFIRRPLLNAFLNKNDSVLLIDEIDKADEEVESFLLQALGEQEITINDLGTFQLENDLIVILTSNSQRSLLDETKDRCLFLYIPYPTVEREIEIVKSKIPEADDETVSTIVNLVHKIRNLNLMKKPSVRGTVDWVRSVSNLGTKDMDKSLKDSIGVAIKNESDKKRVVKDILDKR, encoded by the coding sequence TTGCAGGTTGATAACATTTCTATAAAAGATATTGACAAAAGATTATTGGATGCGGAATATGTCTCTAATGACGAAATTTCAACTACTTTATATTTGGCGTTATTTCTTCAAAAGCCAATGCTTATTGAAGGTCCTCCGGGAGTAGGTAAAACAGAACTTGCCAAAGTAATAGCTAAAACTTTTGAAAGGGATTTTTTCAGAATACAATGCTATGAAGGCATTACTTTTGAACAAATTGTCGGCGAATGGAATTATCAAAAACAATTGTTGCATTTGGAAGCTGCAAAAAATGATTCAAATGGTGAAGATAAAATTTTTGATGAGGAATTTTTTATTAGAAGACCATTGCTTAATGCATTTTTAAATAAGAACGATTCAGTACTGTTGATAGATGAAATTGATAAGGCTGATGAAGAAGTGGAAAGTTTTCTGCTTCAGGCATTGGGCGAACAGGAAATTACCATTAACGATTTAGGAACTTTTCAACTTGAAAATGATTTGATTGTTATTTTAACATCCAATTCTCAAAGATCTCTGCTTGATGAAACTAAAGACAGATGTTTGTTCTTATATATTCCTTACCCTACTGTTGAAAGGGAAATTGAAATTGTCAAATCAAAAATACCTGAAGCTGATGATGAAACCGTATCAACCATAGTTAATCTTGTCCATAAAATACGCAATCTCAATTTAATGAAAAAACCTTCTGTAAGGGGTACTGTCGATTGGGTCAGATCTGTTTCCAATCTGGGAACTAAAGATATGGACAAGTCTTTAAAAGACAGTATTGGTGTAGCCATCAAAAATGAAAGCGATAAAAAAAGAGTTGTTAAGGATATTTTAGATAAAAGATAA
- a CDS encoding dihydropteroate synthase-like protein, translated as MKVLIITGELAYPLIKEVVSDSKQDIIVHIADNTQVAAFLTPRQIIKEVKNNFSNQLDEIDMILVPGLIKKGTKEITKELGIPTFKGSTDGADLAMVLNLIGNIDLSEDKPADKLIEEEKRNEAFKFIEEFEKDHETIAKLLEKPNNILIGNLPVGEDFPMRVLSEIANAPFLSKEALINKCQYFVDSGADMIDIGMAAGEDFSDKIPDLIKTLRPIVGDRPLSIDTLNPKEIKVAAENGIDFVLSLDLGNNSEIKDLLIEKNIPAVLLPTNFSQGKSPKSPSERVEAMHQLIKDTEGLTYVADLILDPVNSSSIVESFIACHEFHKTNKAPMFFGVGNVTELMDADSGGVNVLLAGIGMELGASILFTPEESGKTRGSVYELATASKMMFLAKNRKSIPKDLGINMVVFKDKHKRNDVIVNELDGVPEIKQERPLKFIRDKAGSFKITVDYGTTVSESRIIATHFKKNKADLVITGHTAKEIYEEIITKELVTRMEHAAYLGSELKKAEIAMVTGKDYVQDFELFKNPDDLKK; from the coding sequence ATGAAAGTTTTAATAATCACTGGTGAGTTGGCATATCCTTTAATCAAAGAAGTAGTTTCAGATTCAAAACAAGATATAATAGTTCATATTGCAGACAATACTCAGGTTGCTGCATTTTTAACTCCTAGACAAATAATTAAGGAAGTAAAAAATAACTTTTCAAATCAATTGGATGAAATTGACATGATTTTGGTTCCTGGATTGATTAAAAAAGGAACAAAAGAAATTACAAAAGAACTTGGAATTCCAACATTTAAAGGATCTACAGACGGTGCTGATTTGGCAATGGTTTTAAATTTAATAGGAAACATTGACCTTTCTGAAGATAAACCTGCAGATAAATTGATTGAAGAAGAAAAAAGAAATGAGGCATTCAAATTTATTGAAGAATTTGAAAAAGACCATGAAACTATCGCCAAACTTCTTGAAAAACCTAATAATATTTTAATTGGAAACCTTCCTGTGGGTGAGGATTTCCCAATGAGAGTTTTATCAGAAATCGCCAATGCACCATTCCTATCCAAGGAAGCATTGATTAACAAATGCCAATATTTTGTTGATTCCGGAGCGGATATGATTGACATTGGAATGGCTGCCGGTGAGGATTTTTCAGATAAAATTCCCGACCTGATAAAAACGTTGCGCCCAATTGTCGGAGATAGGCCATTGAGCATTGACACTTTAAATCCTAAAGAAATCAAAGTTGCAGCTGAAAATGGGATTGATTTTGTTTTGAGTTTGGATTTGGGGAACAATTCTGAAATTAAAGATTTGCTGATAGAAAAAAATATTCCTGCAGTGTTGCTTCCGACCAATTTTTCACAGGGTAAATCTCCCAAATCCCCTTCTGAAAGAGTTGAAGCTATGCATCAGTTAATCAAGGATACTGAAGGTTTAACATATGTTGCAGATTTGATTTTGGATCCGGTCAACAGTTCAAGTATTGTCGAATCATTTATAGCTTGCCATGAATTTCATAAAACCAATAAGGCGCCAATGTTTTTTGGTGTAGGCAATGTCACTGAATTAATGGATGCTGATTCTGGCGGTGTAAATGTATTGCTTGCTGGAATTGGTATGGAATTGGGTGCAAGCATTCTGTTTACTCCTGAAGAAAGTGGTAAAACAAGAGGTAGTGTCTATGAATTGGCTACTGCATCTAAAATGATGTTTCTTGCAAAAAATAGAAAATCTATCCCGAAGGATTTGGGAATTAATATGGTCGTATTTAAGGATAAGCATAAACGAAATGATGTAATTGTTAATGAGCTTGATGGAGTTCCTGAAATCAAACAGGAAAGGCCATTGAAATTTATTAGGGATAAGGCAGGAAGCTTTAAAATCACAGTTGACTATGGAACTACCGTAAGTGAAAGTCGCATCATAGCTACTCATTTTAAAAAGAATAAGGCTGATTTGGTAATCACCGGCCATACTGCAAAAGAAATATATGAAGAAATAATTACAAAAGAATTGGTTACCCGTATGGAACATGCAGCATACTTGGGTTCTGAACTTAAAAAAGCAGAAATTGCAATGGTTACGGGTAAAGATTATGTTCAGGATTTTGAATTATTCAAAAATCCTGACGATTTAAAAAAATAG
- a CDS encoding VWA domain-containing protein — MINKIATLSAQLRQKGLPVSVRSTQSAVQVYMALGEDDRQLLKNALMSVYVKDKYDIPRFNKVFDGIFKKEVKKENPKKDMRGTAYKGAGPKSNKYVIKKNNNAFRKLNKERINNEKLKMLSGQPLLEEVKQLERDGELMNKDLTKLNRFDPRMLEICQRLGKRIANKRSRRKVQTNTNKIDIRRTIRANLKYGGVPFELVKAKPRPHKNEHLFLNDISGSCEWISSWFFMLMFSAQTAFKKSRTFEFDNKVIETTHALKEEYLLDSFVKVKDLRVKNMMVHGTSDMYSSFTQFQDMAKINNKSYVIILSDCRDWSGPKVNGKPASVDVLEEIVRDSKKVIILNPEDRNKWDVVDSCVSLYQDVGAQVFEVNTLNQLAQFVEQM, encoded by the coding sequence ATGATTAATAAAATTGCAACTTTATCCGCTCAGCTTAGGCAAAAGGGGCTGCCGGTCAGTGTAAGAAGCACACAATCAGCAGTTCAGGTTTATATGGCTTTGGGTGAAGATGACAGGCAGCTTTTGAAAAACGCATTGATGTCGGTATATGTCAAAGACAAATACGATATTCCAAGATTCAATAAGGTTTTTGATGGAATCTTTAAAAAGGAAGTTAAAAAGGAAAATCCAAAAAAGGATATGCGCGGAACTGCATATAAGGGTGCCGGACCCAAATCCAATAAGTATGTCATCAAAAAGAACAATAATGCTTTCAGAAAATTAAATAAGGAAAGAATCAACAATGAAAAGCTGAAGATGTTGTCCGGCCAACCGCTTCTTGAAGAGGTCAAGCAGCTTGAAAGAGACGGCGAGCTGATGAACAAGGATTTAACCAAGCTCAACAGGTTCGACCCGCGTATGCTTGAAATCTGTCAGAGATTAGGTAAAAGAATTGCAAATAAACGTTCAAGAAGGAAAGTTCAAACCAACACCAATAAAATTGATATTAGGCGGACCATCCGGGCTAATCTGAAGTATGGTGGCGTTCCATTTGAGCTTGTTAAGGCAAAACCGAGACCACATAAAAACGAGCACCTGTTTTTAAATGATATAAGCGGTTCATGTGAGTGGATCAGCAGCTGGTTTTTCATGCTTATGTTTTCAGCCCAAACAGCATTCAAAAAATCAAGAACATTCGAATTTGACAATAAGGTAATTGAAACCACTCATGCACTAAAGGAAGAATACCTATTGGATTCCTTTGTTAAAGTTAAGGACTTGAGAGTTAAAAACATGATGGTTCATGGAACTTCAGACATGTACTCTTCATTCACACAGTTTCAGGACATGGCAAAAATCAACAATAAATCTTATGTAATCATATTGTCTGATTGCCGTGATTGGTCAGGACCTAAAGTCAATGGAAAACCTGCAAGTGTTGATGTGCTTGAAGAAATTGTAAGGGATTCCAAAAAGGTCATCATCCTGAATCCTGAAGATAGAAATAAATGGGATGTAGTTGACAGCTGTGTTTCACTGTATCAGGATGTTGGAGCACAGGTCTTTGAGGTAAATACTTTAAACCAATTGGCTCAATTTGTAGAGCAAATGTAG
- a CDS encoding archaeosine biosynthesis radical SAM protein RaSEA: protein MEIENLCKEIRQRAFERKDPKTPEQVGASWYNDDLTYSGVSKTLFIILPTPGCAWALGDSGGCTMCSYVSDCTLEPIDTQTILRIFNEHLQRHPIAEEDKISVKLFASGSFLNPYELPKDARDEILKTLVDLGNVKEIIVESRPEYVKEDVLDEIFEIIGDTLFEVSIGLETSNDYTRLNKINKGFTKEDFENAVKLMQNMSENKGYNLKSKAYIFVKPILISEAQAIDEAIETARYCDSIGVNRLSFCPATIHGGTVIERLWRQGAYQPPWIWSCIEIINTVRDELDIPALLDTSGFGSRRGPYNCKKCNKDLKHMIIANNLTQSKIEYDCECKEEWLAEIENSDMNSSTVEIKHIPLY, encoded by the coding sequence ATGGAAATTGAAAATTTATGTAAAGAAATCAGACAAAGGGCTTTTGAGCGAAAAGATCCAAAGACTCCAGAACAGGTTGGTGCCAGCTGGTACAATGATGATTTAACATACAGTGGCGTTTCAAAAACATTATTCATCATATTGCCAACACCAGGCTGTGCATGGGCACTTGGAGATAGTGGCGGATGTACAATGTGCAGCTACGTATCAGATTGCACTCTGGAGCCAATCGATACACAAACAATCCTTAGAATTTTTAACGAACACCTACAAAGACATCCAATAGCTGAGGAAGATAAGATTTCAGTTAAACTCTTTGCATCAGGCAGCTTCTTAAACCCATATGAACTTCCTAAAGATGCCCGTGATGAAATTCTGAAAACATTGGTTGACCTTGGAAATGTCAAAGAGATTATTGTTGAGTCACGGCCAGAATATGTAAAAGAGGATGTACTTGATGAAATTTTTGAAATTATAGGAGATACATTATTTGAAGTAAGCATTGGTCTTGAAACTTCAAATGATTATACACGACTTAATAAAATCAATAAAGGTTTTACAAAAGAAGACTTTGAAAATGCAGTCAAATTAATGCAAAACATGTCTGAAAACAAAGGATACAATTTGAAATCTAAAGCATACATCTTTGTAAAGCCAATTTTAATTTCTGAAGCACAGGCAATTGATGAAGCAATAGAAACTGCTCGATATTGCGATTCAATTGGAGTAAACAGACTTTCATTCTGCCCTGCAACAATTCATGGAGGAACAGTTATCGAAAGATTATGGAGACAAGGCGCATATCAGCCACCATGGATCTGGTCTTGCATTGAAATAATCAATACAGTACGTGATGAGTTGGACATACCTGCACTTTTGGACACATCAGGATTTGGTTCAAGAAGAGGCCCATACAATTGTAAAAAATGCAATAAAGATTTAAAACATATGATAATAGCCAATAATTTAACACAAAGTAAAATAGAATATGACTGTGAATGTAAAGAAGAATGGTTAGCTGAAATAGAAAATAGTGATATGAACTCATCAACCGTTGAAATAAAACACATTCCATTATATTAA
- a CDS encoding DUF308 domain-containing protein, giving the protein MKTKFISLLAIILGLLIIIFPVMGIVGVNGLISLSVLLVSIYLLIVGTSIIDYNKTGAILNLLLGLILLLLSIFLIYNPAFLGVIAGLTLYIAGIMLIVVGLVSLINNRSTRYGFYIGIAGVVLGLLYLIIGTFITDPIVLGTLIGAWLVISGILKLMDG; this is encoded by the coding sequence ATGAAAACTAAATTCATTAGTTTATTAGCCATTATTCTAGGATTACTTATTATAATATTTCCAGTAATGGGAATTGTTGGCGTTAATGGCTTAATTAGCTTATCAGTATTATTAGTATCCATATACTTGCTTATCGTTGGAACCAGCATAATTGATTACAATAAAACCGGAGCAATATTGAATTTGCTTTTGGGATTAATACTATTGCTGTTAAGTATCTTTTTAATATACAATCCAGCATTCCTTGGAGTTATAGCAGGATTGACATTATATATTGCTGGAATAATGTTGATTGTTGTTGGACTTGTTTCATTAATTAATAACCGTAGCACAAGATATGGTTTTTACATTGGAATAGCTGGAGTAGTTCTTGGATTATTATACCTGATTATTGGAACATTCATTACTGATCCTATTGTTCTTGGTACATTAATCGGAGCATGGTTAGTGATTAGCGGAATTTTAAAGCTGATGGATGGCTAA
- a CDS encoding NAD(P)-dependent oxidoreductase, protein MIIGLIGFGKVCQNLVKLIKLDDIKFITSKENRSKSTIESIDNSDVDVVSSFREVAAKSDLLISATSPASSIEIAKKYGKCVKGIYLDLNNISPESTLEIDKYVDNLIDGAIIGKIDSDNPTLYISGKSADELLFLNDFLDVVVISDKIGDVAILKLLRSTYTKTLSALLIESYQIAQNYNLEDEFFDVISVTEGGDFKNRSLSRIKNTLANSKRKSEELNEIIECFSQNELIMVKAALDKFSRL, encoded by the coding sequence ATGATAATTGGTTTGATTGGCTTTGGAAAAGTTTGTCAAAATCTTGTAAAGTTAATTAAATTAGATGATATTAAATTTATAACATCCAAAGAAAACAGGTCAAAATCCACTATCGAATCCATTGACAATTCGGATGTGGATGTGGTGTCATCTTTTAGGGAGGTAGCAGCCAAATCGGATTTATTGATTTCAGCCACATCTCCAGCATCATCCATAGAGATAGCTAAGAAATACGGTAAATGCGTGAAAGGAATCTATTTGGATTTAAACAATATCTCTCCAGAGTCAACTTTAGAAATTGACAAATATGTTGATAATTTGATTGATGGGGCAATTATTGGAAAAATTGATTCTGACAATCCAACACTTTACATTTCAGGTAAAAGCGCTGATGAATTGTTGTTTTTGAATGATTTTTTGGATGTTGTGGTGATAAGTGATAAAATCGGTGATGTTGCTATTTTAAAATTACTCAGAAGCACTTATACCAAAACACTTTCAGCACTTCTGATAGAATCTTATCAGATTGCTCAAAATTATAATCTGGAAGATGAATTTTTTGATGTAATTTCCGTAACTGAGGGTGGTGACTTTAAGAACCGTTCATTGTCCAGAATCAAAAACACTTTAGCCAATTCAAAAAGAAAAAGTGAAGAATTAAATGAAATTATCGAGTGTTTCAGTCAAAACGAACTAATAATGGTTAAAGCTGCTTTGGATAAATTCAGCCGATTGTAA
- a CDS encoding TIGR00269 family protein translates to MKCSKCSNPKVIIKREQSGQLLCKDCFIESIEKKVIKTVRKEKLLDKGDKVLVALSGGKDSVTTLEILNSFRKMNVIDICAVTVDEGIDNYRQDGVDIAVRHAERLGIEHKVVSLKEEYGITLDEIMQRENHKGSCTYCGVFRRTIINKAAREMGATKIATGHNLDDEVQAIMMNYLEGNTDNLTKLGAKTESKAEEFTVKIKPLREIPEREIGIYVVAKELEVHFDSCPYAMQSFRGEVSEVINQLAEKHPTIKYSTLRGYDKIKGILKEELKKDYAHGRCERCGEPSANRLCKACSFLEELGCD, encoded by the coding sequence ATGAAATGTAGTAAATGCAGCAATCCAAAAGTTATTATTAAACGAGAACAATCCGGTCAGCTATTGTGCAAGGACTGTTTTATTGAATCAATTGAAAAAAAAGTTATTAAAACAGTTAGAAAAGAGAAATTGCTGGACAAGGGAGACAAGGTTTTGGTAGCTCTTTCAGGCGGAAAGGATAGTGTAACCACATTGGAGATTCTTAACAGTTTTCGCAAAATGAATGTCATCGATATCTGTGCCGTAACTGTTGACGAGGGAATTGACAATTATCGCCAGGATGGCGTGGATATTGCAGTAAGACATGCGGAGCGCCTTGGTATTGAACACAAGGTTGTGTCTTTAAAGGAGGAATACGGCATCACTTTGGATGAGATAATGCAAAGGGAAAATCATAAGGGCTCATGCACATATTGCGGAGTATTCCGAAGAACAATCATTAACAAGGCAGCTCGTGAAATGGGAGCAACTAAAATTGCAACCGGGCATAATTTGGATGATGAAGTGCAGGCCATCATGATGAATTATCTTGAAGGAAACACTGACAATCTAACCAAATTAGGTGCAAAAACTGAATCCAAAGCTGAAGAATTCACAGTTAAAATCAAACCGTTAAGGGAAATTCCGGAACGTGAAATAGGTATTTATGTCGTTGCCAAAGAATTGGAAGTTCATTTTGACAGCTGCCCATATGCGATGCAATCTTTCAGAGGTGAAGTTTCAGAAGTCATCAACCAATTGGCAGAAAAGCACCCTACAATAAAATACTCAACTCTGAGAGGATATGATAAAATCAAGGGAATCTTAAAGGAAGAGCTTAAAAAAGATTATGCTCATGGCAGATGTGAAAGATGTGGTGAACCTTCTGCAAACAGATTATGCAAAGCATGTTCATTTTTAGAAGAATTGGGATGTGATTAA
- a CDS encoding adenylyltransferase/cytidyltransferase family protein: MFILIGISADFDPVHKGHEKLIKEACKIADSEGKKVVVYLNKGFSANHAPFFVNFEARREMALALGADEVKSFEGLHHRLILSYSVPIRLQQMIDDGVTDYITSASISLDEIKSKAQKFIDEGNFVGMPKHYTNRNEIRWYALNEFLGSKLNFHVVKELNKSEYSGRLIRQSIIDNGMSIPSNIYKVLPKTTVEILEREIALGNVPGNRNWDEIYKRMNTYSRGNLEKIAYLNGKTINEIIKRRVYRDPESIWAVFRRSEYGPVMTRLAISSIEMNVSKKEVMDLMKSYEEKGVIPENQKVQKVIDRAWYVASMTDEGVSAREANDEFRSKNIAVDAPSTLEAGLNLTKFESKITKEGIATDLYVDKKGKISVQFKSEGKKIKTNLRLPAREVTYLRYIMDSHFIPVNGTIKKAKKGFKVMVTIG; this comes from the coding sequence GTGTTTATATTGATTGGAATCAGCGCTGATTTTGACCCTGTTCACAAAGGTCATGAAAAATTAATCAAGGAAGCATGTAAAATTGCAGACAGTGAAGGCAAAAAGGTAGTTGTCTATCTGAATAAGGGATTTAGTGCGAATCATGCCCCATTTTTTGTAAATTTTGAAGCCCGTCGTGAAATGGCACTGGCTTTAGGTGCAGACGAAGTCAAATCATTTGAAGGGTTGCACCACAGACTTATATTATCATACAGCGTCCCAATAAGACTCCAGCAAATGATTGATGATGGAGTTACAGATTATATTACTTCAGCAAGCATCAGCCTTGATGAAATCAAATCCAAAGCTCAAAAATTCATTGATGAAGGCAACTTCGTTGGAATGCCAAAACATTATACAAACAGAAATGAAATTCGTTGGTATGCATTAAATGAATTTTTAGGATCCAAATTAAATTTCCATGTAGTGAAGGAGTTGAATAAATCCGAATACTCCGGAAGATTAATTAGACAGTCAATTATCGATAATGGAATGTCCATTCCATCAAATATTTATAAAGTACTCCCAAAAACCACTGTTGAAATTCTTGAACGGGAAATTGCTTTGGGCAATGTTCCGGGCAATAGAAATTGGGACGAAATATATAAAAGAATGAACACATATTCCAGAGGAAATCTAGAAAAAATAGCTTACCTGAATGGGAAAACCATTAATGAAATTATTAAACGAAGAGTTTACAGAGACCCAGAATCAATTTGGGCAGTTTTCAGAAGGTCTGAATATGGTCCGGTCATGACTCGCCTAGCCATCAGTTCCATTGAAATGAATGTCAGCAAAAAAGAAGTAATGGATCTTATGAAAAGTTATGAAGAAAAAGGAGTTATTCCAGAAAATCAGAAAGTTCAAAAGGTAATTGACAGAGCATGGTATGTTGCAAGCATGACAGATGAAGGTGTTAGTGCTCGTGAAGCTAATGATGAGTTTAGAAGCAAAAACATTGCCGTTGATGCCCCGTCAACTCTGGAAGCGGGACTTAACTTAACCAAATTTGAAAGCAAAATCACCAAAGAAGGCATTGCCACTGACCTGTATGTTGACAAAAAAGGAAAAATTTCAGTTCAGTTCAAAAGTGAAGGAAAAAAGATAAAAACCAATTTAAGATTGCCTGCACGTGAAGTGACATATTTAAGATATATTATGGATTCTCATTTTATTCCGGTTAACGGAACTATAAAAAAAGCTAAAAAAGGGTTTAAAGTTATGGTTACAATCGGCTGA
- a CDS encoding MoaD/ThiS family protein, with protein MSFILKYKSIDEKRDLPNDDYTIKDLLNDMDLSPQTIVSKQNGDLVIEDTVINDGDEIQLVQIIYGG; from the coding sequence ATGTCATTTATTTTAAAATATAAAAGTATTGATGAGAAAAGGGATTTACCCAATGATGATTATACAATAAAAGATTTATTAAACGATATGGATTTGTCTCCACAAACCATTGTATCAAAGCAGAATGGCGATTTGGTCATTGAAGATACGGTAATCAATGATGGTGATGAAATTCAATTAGTTCAAATTATTTATGGTGGTTAA
- a CDS encoding DUF89 domain-containing protein, with protein sequence MKISYECGPCFLRQAREAMDLSCDDDLLKIEIMNDIFNFLADNFSKDTNSNKTGSMMHNIIKSKTGCEDPYFREKIQGNEIALKYLPIVKEILKENDSLENYVKIAIIGNILDFGAFTLDDDIDAIINDSLNDELAVKDIVEFENSLKKHDKVLYLVDNTGEIVFDKLLMAKIKEYELDITIAVKSEPILNDACMKEALEAGLDEFGKIVEIGAGTVGYVDSEISDEFRQIFDSHEFVISKGMGNYEGLTEIDLSDKDVYFLLCAKCNTIARDIGVNLKDMLLFKK encoded by the coding sequence TTGAAGATTAGTTATGAATGTGGCCCTTGTTTTTTAAGGCAGGCTCGTGAAGCAATGGATTTGTCCTGTGATGATGATTTGCTTAAAATTGAAATCATGAATGATATATTTAATTTTTTGGCGGATAACTTTTCAAAAGACACCAATTCCAATAAAACAGGGTCCATGATGCACAATATTATCAAGAGCAAAACAGGCTGTGAAGATCCATATTTTAGGGAAAAAATCCAAGGAAATGAAATAGCTTTAAAATATTTGCCTATTGTAAAGGAAATTCTCAAAGAAAATGACAGTTTGGAAAATTATGTGAAGATAGCTATCATAGGTAATATCTTGGATTTTGGAGCATTCACATTAGATGATGATATAGATGCAATAATAAATGATTCCTTAAATGATGAACTTGCCGTTAAGGATATTGTTGAATTTGAAAATTCACTCAAAAAACATGATAAAGTATTGTATTTGGTGGATAACACTGGCGAAATAGTCTTTGATAAATTATTGATGGCAAAAATTAAGGAATATGAATTGGACATTACAATTGCAGTTAAATCAGAACCTATCTTAAATGATGCATGCATGAAGGAAGCTCTTGAAGCAGGCCTTGATGAATTTGGAAAAATTGTGGAGATTGGTGCTGGAACTGTAGGTTATGTTGACAGTGAAATCTCAGATGAATTTAGGCAGATATTTGACTCTCATGAATTTGTCATATCCAAGGGAATGGGCAATTATGAAGGACTGACTGAAATCGACTTATCTGATAAAGATGTTTATTTCTTATTATGTGCTAAATGCAATACTATTGCTCGTGATATTGGTGTCAATTTAAAAGATATGCTTCTTTTTAAAAAATAA
- the mer gene encoding 5,10-methylenetetrahydromethanopterin reductase, translating to MKFGIEFVPQIPLKELVRLVKIAEDVGFEYAWITDHYNNKNVYETLALIAAETETIKMGPGVTNPYVRSPAISASAIATIDEISEGRATFGIGPGDKATFDALGIEWTKPVSTIKAAIADINTLLAGEKTEAGAALGGVKKVQDAIPIYMGAQGPKMLETAGEIADGVLINASNPKDYEAAMPMIKKGLEAAGGDKAFDVGAYTATSIGPDSDAAKNAAKIVVAFIAAGSPPPVIERHGLPDGFNTQMGEFLAKGDFGGAIGAVTDEALDAFSVCGTPDEFIPKIEGLAEMGVTQYVAGSPVGKDVEESIKLLGEVIASF from the coding sequence ATGAAATTTGGTATAGAATTCGTACCTCAAATACCTTTAAAAGAACTCGTAAGATTAGTAAAAATAGCAGAAGATGTCGGTTTTGAATACGCATGGATCACTGACCACTACAACAACAAAAACGTATACGAAACCTTAGCATTAATTGCAGCTGAAACTGAAACCATTAAAATGGGTCCTGGTGTAACCAACCCATACGTAAGAAGCCCAGCAATTTCCGCTTCTGCAATCGCTACTATCGACGAAATTTCAGAAGGAAGAGCAACCTTCGGTATTGGTCCTGGTGACAAAGCAACTTTCGATGCTTTAGGAATTGAATGGACTAAACCTGTATCCACTATCAAAGCAGCAATCGCTGACATTAACACCTTATTAGCAGGTGAAAAAACTGAAGCTGGAGCAGCTTTAGGTGGAGTTAAAAAAGTACAAGATGCAATCCCTATTTACATGGGTGCACAAGGACCTAAAATGTTAGAAACCGCTGGAGAAATCGCAGACGGTGTATTAATTAACGCTTCCAACCCTAAAGATTATGAAGCAGCTATGCCAATGATCAAAAAAGGTCTTGAAGCAGCTGGTGGAGACAAAGCATTCGACGTAGGTGCATACACTGCAACCTCTATCGGACCAGACTCAGACGCAGCTAAAAACGCAGCTAAAATCGTAGTTGCATTTATTGCAGCAGGTTCACCACCTCCAGTTATCGAAAGACACGGATTACCTGATGGATTCAACACCCAAATGGGTGAATTCTTAGCTAAAGGTGACTTCGGCGGAGCTATTGGTGCTGTAACCGATGAAGCACTCGACGCATTTTCCGTATGTGGTACTCCTGATGAGTTCATCCCTAAAATTGAAGGCTTAGCTGAAATGGGTGTAACTCAATACGTAGCAGGATCCCCTGTAGGTAAAGACGTAGAAGAATCCATTAAATTATTAGGAGAAGTAATCGCAAGTTTCTAA